One genomic segment of Candidatus Cloacimonadaceae bacterium includes these proteins:
- a CDS encoding reverse transcriptase domain-containing protein — protein sequence MQHPIPSISYLKRPEFLIQAWKKTASYIRYHNWYADSLELDLASVDLPNFINQLSDRIPTWRNEPLKIVPAPKSQCWHINEHNKWVPRSNISTKLRPLAHVCIEDQVLATAIMLCLADQMEQLQGSPIVSLDKSEERKQTISYGNRLYCSTGDNGELLHHWGSTKLYRSYYQDYNKFIERSDVVASEHQGDRRIYIVQSDLSKFYDRVSPELLHNKIIGLLGAEADPQFIALIRRVFNWEWNKEKSNIQCVEDYIKCSELEGFINIALPQGLVASGFLSNVILKDFDEFLRASFNTLIKPDIKVLDVCRYVDDLRIVLSVEETPSLDSIKADIVSWLEDGLNIHASGLKVSSDKTKVIDVFGDKRPLVRQSKRMQQIQHGISGGFDSKGGLEVLSAIQGLLRSQSRFSDGRLDNQSFQFAPVPDVHDDTVARFSAHRYRSTYRSLRLLLFDKVEQCGFCEEQLNDQDSVVRFTRQELDEEAKIFALGLIENWIEDPSNVRLLRVGLDICPDVAILNTVLHLLRQYTLKGGGRKSKRRVAWYCLSEIFRAGASETGFIENQESFPENIDISKYREALKTEGIRILNLPTQSIPWYLKQQILLFLLAFSPNDVPISREGKTKETKHYKRMVLLLQGNSIGKSDRDFAMYAILARRSHLNEGDARELITPLLTTNRFEHILERDPSFALELLSQPGANLTLNKRSSDLLRNDKVSVTPGYANLMNFVSDNSESIKCINELSILKFSILFLNLYMSFETNRKYVISPGAVNIAFNNDNTEYFEKIDVDLNLTHDINSMYTPPLWCTVEDSWRFNLAYLIRFLLTRQYDYSRSVKRLSWKENLPIYRIPESHWYQRDHGLYSGFSAFGADWLPISDWTEKLLFSLLQWPGCNESSFDVWINKGISETLHQIDLRFKNLKDKLGHQSSVLMMPVSAPPFRSLQDGTRPLRACIVQKVIPNSDCFNNIDLTFSDSMVRRCHRNHLVASLAAVKKLLDLRETHRSRSSRLDLLIFPELSIHPQDIFQSLVPFARDRKTVILAGMNYTETEPNQPLVNSALWIIPTQTPQGGLQVVIRRQGKGNLSPHEIIRFNRTQTHIRPFRPCQWIVHYLWKEGEEPLKLTASICYDATDIRLAADLREESDVYIIPSFNQDVKTYDQMALALHYHMYQMVIVANNGSYGGSSAYAPFREDYNKEIFHLHGQPQASVAFLEIDDIGDFLNRWNAPPPVISPHRMSWKTPPAR from the coding sequence GTGCAACATCCAATCCCAAGTATTAGTTACCTTAAACGACCTGAGTTTCTCATTCAAGCCTGGAAGAAAACAGCTTCATATATTCGCTACCACAATTGGTATGCTGATTCATTGGAACTTGATCTGGCATCGGTTGACTTACCTAATTTTATTAATCAGTTATCTGATAGAATTCCTACTTGGAGGAATGAACCCCTAAAAATTGTGCCTGCACCCAAAAGCCAGTGTTGGCATATTAATGAGCATAACAAGTGGGTGCCTAGAAGTAACATCTCAACAAAACTAAGGCCTTTAGCGCATGTTTGCATCGAAGATCAAGTTCTGGCAACTGCCATTATGTTATGCTTGGCTGATCAAATGGAACAATTACAAGGAAGCCCAATAGTCTCATTAGATAAGTCTGAAGAAAGAAAGCAGACAATTTCTTATGGAAACCGCTTGTATTGTAGCACTGGAGATAATGGCGAATTACTTCATCATTGGGGTTCTACAAAGCTTTACCGTTCCTATTACCAGGATTATAATAAATTCATTGAAAGATCTGATGTTGTCGCAAGTGAGCATCAAGGGGATAGAAGAATCTACATCGTTCAATCAGATCTTTCAAAATTCTATGATCGAGTGAGTCCAGAATTGCTTCACAATAAAATAATCGGATTGTTAGGTGCCGAAGCTGATCCTCAATTCATAGCATTAATAAGGCGAGTGTTTAACTGGGAATGGAATAAAGAGAAGTCAAACATTCAATGTGTAGAGGATTACATTAAATGCTCAGAATTAGAAGGATTTATAAACATAGCCTTACCTCAGGGTCTTGTTGCAAGCGGTTTTTTATCAAATGTTATACTCAAAGATTTTGATGAATTTCTTAGAGCATCTTTCAATACTCTTATCAAACCGGACATAAAGGTTTTAGATGTATGCCGGTATGTTGACGATCTCAGAATTGTGTTATCCGTTGAAGAAACCCCCAGTCTAGATAGTATTAAAGCTGATATCGTTTCTTGGCTGGAGGATGGTTTAAACATACATGCTTCAGGATTGAAGGTATCTTCTGACAAAACTAAAGTTATAGATGTTTTCGGAGACAAACGTCCATTAGTAAGACAAAGTAAGCGAATGCAGCAAATTCAACATGGGATTTCTGGAGGATTTGATTCAAAGGGGGGATTAGAGGTTCTATCTGCTATACAAGGACTGCTTCGTTCTCAATCTCGATTTTCCGATGGGCGTCTAGATAATCAATCTTTTCAGTTTGCACCAGTACCAGATGTGCACGATGATACTGTTGCCCGTTTTTCTGCTCATCGTTATAGAAGCACTTATCGTTCACTACGACTTTTGCTTTTTGATAAGGTGGAACAATGCGGTTTCTGTGAAGAACAACTTAATGATCAAGATAGCGTTGTTAGGTTTACAAGACAGGAATTAGATGAAGAAGCGAAAATATTCGCATTAGGTTTGATAGAAAATTGGATTGAAGACCCTTCAAATGTTAGATTATTAAGAGTGGGGCTAGATATTTGTCCCGATGTGGCCATTTTGAATACTGTACTCCATCTTCTTCGTCAATACACACTCAAAGGTGGTGGACGTAAGAGCAAACGTAGAGTTGCTTGGTATTGCCTATCAGAAATATTCAGAGCTGGTGCTTCTGAAACTGGATTTATTGAGAATCAAGAGTCATTTCCTGAAAATATTGACATATCAAAATATCGAGAAGCACTAAAAACAGAAGGAATTCGTATTTTAAATTTACCAACCCAATCAATTCCATGGTATTTAAAGCAACAGATTCTTCTATTTTTACTTGCGTTTTCCCCAAACGATGTTCCCATAAGTAGAGAAGGGAAAACCAAAGAAACAAAGCACTATAAAAGAATGGTTCTATTGCTTCAAGGGAACAGCATTGGAAAGTCTGATCGTGATTTTGCAATGTATGCAATACTTGCCAGAAGATCACACCTTAATGAAGGTGATGCCAGAGAGTTAATTACACCACTTCTTACAACGAACAGATTTGAACATATCCTCGAAAGAGATCCTTCTTTCGCATTAGAATTGCTATCACAACCCGGGGCAAATTTAACTCTTAATAAAAGATCATCTGATTTGCTGCGAAATGATAAAGTTAGTGTCACCCCAGGTTATGCAAACTTAATGAACTTTGTTTCAGATAACTCTGAATCTATAAAGTGCATTAATGAGTTATCGATTCTAAAGTTCTCCATTCTATTTCTAAATTTGTATATGAGCTTTGAGACAAATAGAAAATACGTGATCTCACCTGGTGCAGTCAACATAGCTTTCAATAATGACAATACGGAGTACTTTGAAAAGATAGATGTTGATTTAAACTTAACACATGACATCAATTCAATGTACACACCACCCCTTTGGTGTACAGTTGAAGATTCATGGCGATTTAATCTTGCATACCTTATCCGCTTTTTGCTAACAAGACAATATGACTATTCAAGAAGTGTTAAGAGATTGTCTTGGAAGGAAAATCTTCCTATCTATCGTATCCCAGAGAGCCATTGGTATCAACGAGATCATGGGTTATATAGTGGTTTTTCAGCTTTCGGAGCCGATTGGCTTCCGATATCTGATTGGACAGAGAAATTACTCTTCTCTCTATTACAATGGCCTGGTTGTAATGAAAGTTCATTTGATGTTTGGATAAATAAAGGTATCTCCGAAACACTACATCAGATTGATTTAAGGTTCAAAAACCTTAAAGATAAGCTTGGCCATCAGTCATCGGTTCTTATGATGCCGGTTAGCGCTCCACCTTTCAGAAGTTTACAAGATGGAACTCGGCCATTACGAGCTTGTATTGTGCAAAAGGTAATTCCGAATAGCGATTGTTTTAACAATATTGATTTAACATTTTCTGATTCTATGGTTCGCCGTTGTCATAGAAATCATTTAGTCGCTTCTCTTGCTGCTGTGAAAAAATTATTAGACTTGAGAGAGACACATCGCAGTCGTAGCTCACGTTTAGACTTACTGATTTTCCCAGAGTTATCAATTCATCCCCAGGATATATTTCAAAGTCTTGTTCCGTTTGCACGAGACCGCAAAACCGTGATATTAGCTGGGATGAATTATACTGAAACAGAGCCCAATCAACCACTTGTAAATTCTGCGTTATGGATAATTCCAACTCAGACACCACAGGGAGGACTTCAGGTTGTTATTAGACGACAAGGTAAGGGTAACTTATCACCTCATGAAATTATTAGGTTCAATCGCACTCAAACTCATATCAGACCTTTCAGACCGTGTCAATGGATAGTGCATTATTTGTGGAAAGAAGGGGAAGAACCATTGAAACTAACTGCGTCAATTTGCTACGATGCAACTGATATTCGA
- the pglZ gene encoding BREX-1 system phosphatase PglZ type A has translation MKLENIITQQFDTHRLLFWYDEQHEFREEYWALELPDGIEKIEVSNDEFGIKYRILMQEPDKKFLLYFASARPHDTENWLLDLLLSNQELHIDPASLLLQELGLSRNDYIEIPRKHKEFFAAARRIADLKKLLTEDESLTTIRWKMVSVCTSSDMRKEEIILSLLAEDALGSKDKLDLITRCKLQEFLWKQIQMLIGYTQESPSFRDLAIDLFNETVKNLTGDILQNSEADKKQTINKDGIYLLKLFKTLPQYREAFEAISEKCVTWLRIETWMTKQNLDDLMNLDLFEVIEKRVLSELTQQVSNGIGDLRALSNTIQKRKNSHWYYKYETAYNCLLAAADYFNGINTAKLDIYSLSKGFADYSTEWFNIDYQYRKFNLYYNRFSHYTLFEELSQKVEQSYVNHYLFKLNTGWSAILAQQKTWINALPNPQTSFWEKHVIPITQTGKKIFVIISDALRFEIASELMSRIRQEDRYEAELTAMQGVLPSITAVGMAALLPHHTIELDESGNVTVDGLSSSGTENRAKVLDKHLPGKALAIRTEEVMSKNSDEGKKLYRDYDVIYVYHNVIDATGDKLVSEAKVFEAVETALNDLVSLVRKLTSANANNIIITADHGFLYQQQELSVSSYLNEEISLPTKSTKFRRGIIGKGFEDNPNVLIFRAEQLGLHGDIEVAIPRGNQRMRQSGSGSRYVHGGASLQEICIPLLKINKKRVSDTNEVEVEIRTSGGRNITSGVLVFRLYQTKPVDDKLKAVTLRIGLFNQLDEPVSELKTMVFDSTSLNDKERDIECRFLLSSKAGESINDELVLKLEQPIPGTNKYKLYKDKCEKFTISRIFGTDF, from the coding sequence ATGAAACTCGAAAACATAATAACCCAACAGTTTGATACTCACCGTCTTCTGTTCTGGTATGACGAGCAGCATGAGTTTAGAGAGGAATATTGGGCATTAGAGCTGCCGGATGGAATAGAGAAGATTGAGGTCTCAAACGATGAATTCGGGATCAAGTATCGTATCCTGATGCAAGAACCAGATAAGAAATTCCTGCTGTATTTTGCTTCTGCCCGACCACATGACACGGAAAACTGGCTCTTGGACTTGCTACTTTCCAACCAAGAACTACATATCGATCCAGCATCTCTATTGTTGCAGGAATTGGGTCTGAGCAGAAACGACTATATTGAGATACCGAGGAAGCATAAAGAGTTTTTTGCGGCAGCAAGGCGAATAGCAGACCTTAAAAAGCTGTTAACTGAAGACGAATCCTTGACCACTATAAGGTGGAAAATGGTTTCAGTATGCACCTCATCAGATATGCGGAAAGAAGAAATAATCCTTAGTTTGTTAGCTGAAGATGCCCTGGGAAGCAAAGACAAACTCGACCTAATCACCAGATGCAAGCTACAGGAATTTCTCTGGAAGCAAATCCAGATGCTGATAGGCTACACACAAGAGAGCCCATCTTTTAGGGACTTGGCAATTGATCTATTCAATGAGACTGTTAAAAACCTTACCGGAGATATCCTGCAAAACTCTGAAGCTGATAAAAAGCAGACAATCAATAAAGATGGAATCTATCTGCTTAAGCTATTCAAAACCCTACCTCAGTATCGTGAAGCTTTTGAAGCCATTTCTGAGAAGTGTGTTACTTGGCTGAGAATTGAAACTTGGATGACAAAGCAAAACCTGGATGATTTGATGAATCTGGATCTGTTTGAGGTGATTGAAAAGAGGGTCTTGAGCGAACTAACTCAGCAGGTCAGTAATGGAATTGGTGACCTCAGAGCTCTTAGCAATACGATACAAAAACGTAAGAACAGCCATTGGTATTACAAGTATGAAACAGCATACAATTGCCTCTTGGCAGCCGCAGACTATTTCAATGGCATAAATACAGCAAAACTCGATATCTACTCCCTAAGCAAGGGCTTTGCCGATTATAGCACAGAATGGTTTAACATCGATTATCAGTATCGGAAATTCAATCTGTATTACAACCGCTTCTCTCATTACACTCTTTTTGAAGAGCTATCTCAGAAAGTTGAGCAGAGCTATGTGAACCACTATTTGTTTAAGCTAAACACAGGCTGGTCAGCTATTCTTGCCCAGCAGAAGACCTGGATCAATGCTCTACCAAATCCCCAAACCAGTTTTTGGGAAAAGCATGTGATTCCAATTACCCAAACCGGAAAGAAGATATTTGTGATTATCTCTGATGCCTTACGTTTTGAGATTGCATCTGAACTGATGAGCAGAATACGCCAGGAAGACCGTTATGAAGCGGAACTGACAGCCATGCAGGGAGTATTGCCAAGTATTACGGCTGTAGGCATGGCAGCTCTTTTACCTCATCATACTATTGAATTGGATGAATCAGGAAACGTAACAGTGGATGGATTGAGTAGCTCCGGTACTGAAAACAGAGCAAAAGTACTGGATAAGCATCTTCCGGGTAAGGCACTTGCCATCAGAACTGAAGAGGTTATGAGCAAAAACTCCGATGAAGGCAAGAAACTGTATCGAGATTATGATGTTATCTATGTCTATCATAACGTGATCGATGCCACCGGGGATAAACTGGTGAGTGAAGCGAAGGTTTTTGAGGCAGTAGAAACAGCTTTGAACGACCTTGTGAGCCTGGTGAGAAAACTCACATCTGCCAATGCCAACAATATAATCATTACAGCCGATCATGGTTTTCTCTATCAACAGCAAGAACTGAGTGTTAGCAGCTATTTGAATGAAGAGATATCATTACCAACGAAATCTACAAAATTCAGGAGAGGCATCATTGGAAAGGGATTTGAGGATAACCCCAATGTACTGATCTTCAGGGCTGAACAGCTTGGGCTGCATGGAGATATTGAAGTGGCGATCCCCCGAGGAAACCAGAGAATGAGACAAAGTGGTTCTGGAAGCAGATATGTGCATGGAGGAGCCAGCTTGCAGGAGATTTGTATTCCCCTACTCAAGATAAACAAGAAACGAGTGAGTGACACTAATGAGGTAGAGGTGGAAATCCGTACCAGTGGGGGTAGAAATATCACCTCTGGTGTGCTTGTGTTCAGGCTTTACCAAACCAAGCCTGTGGATGACAAGCTGAAGGCTGTGACATTGAGAATCGGTCTATTTAATCAGTTAGATGAGCCAGTGTCCGAGCTAAAGACAATGGTGTTTGATTCGACTTCTTTGAACGATAAGGAGCGAGACATTGAATGCCGATTCTTGCTCTCCAGCAAGGCTGGTGAAAGTATTAATGATGAGCTTGTGCTCAAGCTGGAGCAACCAATCCCGGGGACAAATAAATACAAACTCTACAAAGACAAATGCGAGAAATTCACTATCAGTCGTATCTTTGGAACTGACTTTTAA
- the brxL gene encoding BREX system Lon protease-like protein BrxL produces the protein MSKLDDKINANFPGLVVRKDLVKTVKGNAIVPTYVLEYLLGQYCATSDEASILAGIDTVKDILAKHYVHRNEAGLIKSIIKEKGRHKVIDKISVSLNDKNDCYEASFSSLGISKVVVDSDTIKKHPKLLVSGVWCISELEYVYTEDKNSVPWIMSSIKPVQLSKFDMDTFLEKRTEFTSDEWIDLLIQSIGFNPETMSRRLKLMQLTRLVPYCERNYNLIELGPKGTGKSHIYSEFSPHGILISGGEVSVPKLFVNNSNGRIGLVGYWDVVAFDEFAGKKKTVDKALVDIMKNYMANKTFSRGIETLGAEASMTFVGNTRHNVAYMLKNSNLFDELPEKYYDSAFLDRLHGYLPGWEVPIIRGEMFSNGYGFVVDYLAEILRAFRNSDYSQLYKEHFDLVSDISTRDRDGVQKTFSGLMKVIYPNQKASKEEIEELLQFSMEGRKRVKDQLMRIDATYEPVRFAYSDKEQKLYFVKTTEEIQYPLYYNAQIPETEDELVPNTASKPESGENTQPKQKDAPETHILKAGNIVIKENQSGISYQKLFGKYLEGAAKLEIKDPYISAFYQSKNLMELMETIALGKSDADEVEVHLFTKPSDFDDSQQDSFLKQIQESCISMGILFTYEYDESIHDRYIQTDTGWKIILGRGLDIFQQYDYKDAFAITNRNQRYRLCRAFEVTYVKVS, from the coding sequence ATGAGCAAACTTGATGACAAAATCAATGCCAACTTTCCAGGCTTAGTTGTACGGAAAGACCTTGTGAAGACCGTGAAGGGTAATGCCATTGTGCCAACCTATGTGCTGGAATATCTGCTGGGTCAGTATTGTGCCACTTCGGATGAAGCAAGCATTTTGGCTGGTATCGACACAGTCAAAGATATCCTTGCCAAGCATTATGTGCATCGCAACGAAGCCGGACTGATCAAATCCATCATCAAGGAAAAGGGCAGGCATAAGGTCATTGATAAAATCTCCGTATCCTTGAATGATAAAAACGACTGTTACGAGGCTTCATTTTCCAGCCTGGGTATCAGTAAAGTAGTGGTCGATTCTGATACTATAAAGAAACATCCAAAACTCTTAGTGAGTGGTGTCTGGTGCATCTCAGAGCTTGAATACGTCTATACTGAGGATAAAAACAGCGTTCCTTGGATAATGAGTTCTATTAAACCAGTGCAACTATCCAAATTTGATATGGATACCTTCTTGGAAAAGCGGACGGAATTCACTTCTGATGAGTGGATAGACCTGCTAATCCAGAGTATCGGCTTCAACCCGGAAACCATGAGCCGCAGATTGAAACTAATGCAGCTCACACGCCTGGTGCCGTATTGTGAAAGAAACTATAATCTGATAGAGCTCGGACCTAAGGGTACCGGTAAATCACATATCTATTCTGAGTTCTCTCCTCATGGGATATTGATCTCAGGTGGAGAAGTGTCTGTTCCTAAGCTATTCGTGAATAACTCCAATGGCAGAATCGGACTGGTAGGCTATTGGGATGTAGTTGCTTTTGATGAATTTGCCGGAAAGAAAAAGACTGTGGATAAAGCCTTGGTGGACATCATGAAAAATTATATGGCAAATAAGACTTTCTCCAGAGGCATTGAAACATTGGGTGCAGAAGCCTCTATGACATTTGTAGGCAATACACGGCATAATGTAGCTTATATGCTGAAGAACTCAAACCTTTTTGACGAACTACCAGAAAAATACTATGACTCAGCTTTTCTGGATAGGCTACATGGCTATCTTCCGGGCTGGGAAGTGCCAATTATCAGAGGAGAGATGTTCTCTAATGGCTATGGGTTTGTAGTGGATTATCTGGCAGAGATACTGAGAGCTTTTCGTAATTCGGATTATTCGCAATTATACAAAGAGCACTTTGACCTCGTTTCAGATATCTCTACCCGTGATCGGGATGGTGTGCAAAAGACCTTCTCCGGGTTGATGAAGGTAATCTATCCCAATCAAAAAGCTTCAAAGGAAGAAATTGAAGAATTACTGCAATTTTCGATGGAAGGCAGGAAACGAGTCAAAGACCAGCTTATGCGAATTGACGCTACTTATGAGCCGGTGCGTTTTGCCTATTCTGATAAAGAGCAAAAGCTGTATTTCGTGAAAACCACGGAAGAGATTCAATATCCACTTTACTATAATGCTCAAATTCCCGAAACAGAGGACGAGTTAGTGCCCAACACGGCGTCCAAGCCCGAATCTGGTGAAAATACTCAACCCAAGCAGAAAGATGCGCCAGAAACGCATATTCTCAAAGCAGGGAATATCGTCATCAAAGAAAACCAAAGTGGCATTTCTTATCAGAAGCTTTTCGGGAAGTATCTGGAGGGAGCAGCTAAGCTGGAAATCAAAGACCCTTACATCAGTGCCTTCTATCAGTCCAAGAACCTGATGGAACTGATGGAGACTATCGCTCTCGGAAAATCTGATGCTGATGAGGTGGAAGTGCATCTGTTTACCAAGCCCAGTGACTTTGATGATTCTCAGCAGGATTCTTTCCTGAAACAAATCCAGGAGTCCTGTATCTCGATGGGTATCCTCTTCACTTATGAATACGATGAATCCATTCATGACCGCTATATCCAAACCGATACCGGCTGGAAGATAATCCTTGGTCGAGGTCTCGACATCTTTCAGCAGTACGACTATAAAGATGCCTTTGCGATTACAAATAGAAATCAACGGTATAGACTGTGCCGGGCTTTTGAAGTGACGTACGTGAAGGTATCATAA